The bacterium genome includes a window with the following:
- a CDS encoding OmpA family protein, producing MGVCLLMVLISFPSTFGGKGICRVKSADIEWMLDARSILVINLDAEGYRYDYDDTLFDYASGRLGIAYTSTRWLEVYTLWRAHGEGQAQVPVTGSEFTGDLGDIDFGAKAVLKKMNNSYLGADMALTLPIGRDPYSNDGLILYPKLLATYDMGDNFYLMPIRWHLNLGVPLGRQGLSEHFPLTFGFAWELPSKWFTYFMELTKNHERDWNWRFTPGLRFHPFYRISLTAAADLGLTSDYRLLGANVGVSLNSSLIKEREVMPTGVIAGEIRDKNTNEPLPAYVKLIEISEIASSDDEYGVYKLMGIPKGVYTLRVESENYNGQSRVVVVDPGEASVVNFFLDRSSVYFKGLVVDGQTGGAVDAANLTIDGKTMTQAQTNLDGSFSELLIPGEYTVKVSKENYVYFTQPYVITQDRFDTIQLRPVEVVSAVPEAIVHFDVDDANIRDDQKPVIDSIAEFLKIHPKVKCELRGHADPSGNMDYNLTLSLARANSVMDYLVKAHGIEKERISTLAFSKTKQIKEKRELSRRVEIFLVK from the coding sequence ATGGGCGTATGTTTGTTGATGGTCCTCATATCGTTCCCCTCCACATTTGGAGGAAAGGGCATTTGTCGCGTCAAAAGCGCGGATATCGAATGGATGCTGGACGCGAGGTCAATACTCGTGATCAATCTGGATGCGGAAGGATACCGTTATGATTATGACGATACCCTGTTTGATTATGCGTCGGGACGGCTCGGCATCGCCTATACATCCACACGGTGGCTTGAGGTGTACACGCTGTGGCGAGCGCACGGCGAAGGTCAGGCGCAGGTACCTGTGACCGGATCGGAATTTACCGGCGACCTCGGCGATATCGATTTCGGGGCAAAGGCCGTATTGAAAAAGATGAACAACTCATACCTGGGCGCGGACATGGCGCTTACGCTCCCCATCGGCCGCGACCCGTATTCCAATGACGGACTGATCTTGTATCCCAAGTTATTGGCAACTTATGATATGGGCGACAATTTCTATCTCATGCCGATCCGGTGGCACCTGAACCTTGGTGTGCCGCTTGGCCGGCAAGGATTGTCCGAACACTTCCCCTTGACCTTCGGGTTTGCCTGGGAACTGCCTTCAAAGTGGTTCACCTATTTCATGGAATTGACAAAGAACCACGAGCGCGACTGGAACTGGCGGTTCACGCCTGGTTTGCGTTTTCACCCCTTCTACCGAATAAGCCTGACCGCCGCGGCCGACCTTGGCCTGACAAGTGACTACCGTTTGCTGGGCGCCAATGTCGGGGTATCCCTTAACTCGTCGCTGATCAAGGAACGCGAGGTAATGCCGACCGGCGTTATTGCCGGCGAGATACGCGACAAAAACACAAACGAACCCCTACCAGCGTATGTTAAATTGATTGAGATCTCTGAGATCGCGTCATCGGATGACGAATACGGCGTGTATAAACTAATGGGCATACCAAAAGGCGTGTACACGCTGAGAGTGGAATCCGAGAATTACAATGGGCAGAGCCGCGTGGTCGTCGTCGACCCGGGCGAAGCGTCGGTCGTAAATTTCTTCCTTGACCGGTCCAGTGTTTATTTCAAGGGGCTGGTTGTTGATGGACAGACCGGGGGAGCGGTCGATGCGGCAAACCTGACCATTGACGGCAAGACGATGACGCAGGCTCAGACCAACCTTGACGGTTCATTCAGTGAACTGCTGATCCCTGGTGAGTACACGGTCAAGGTCAGCAAAGAGAACTACGTTTACTTTACCCAGCCGTACGTGATCACTCAGGATCGGTTCGACACGATCCAGCTCAGGCCCGTGGAGGTCGTCAGCGCCGTGCCCGAAGCCATCGTCCATTTCGATGTTGACGACGCCAATATCAGGGATGACCAGAAACCGGTGATCGATTCCATTGCCGAATTCTTGAAAATCCATCCCAAGGTTAAATGCGAACTGCGCGGTCACGCCGATCCGTCCGGGAATATGGACTATAACCTGACTCTCTCTCTCGCCCGCGCCAACAGTGTCATGGACTATTTAGTGAAAGCTCACGGCATAGAAAAGGAGAGGATCTCTACCCTCGCGTTCTCCAAGACCAAACAGATAAAGGAAAAGAGGGAATTGAGCCGGAGAGTTGAGATCTTCTTGGTGAAATAA
- the hypB gene encoding hydrogenase nickel incorporation protein HypB — protein MKKITVLKPILVSNSERAKENRKFFDRSGSLVVNIIASPGAGKTSIIEAIGRRLKKDYRILVIEGDIKGSLDSSRIKRLGIDTIQINTETQCHLDAFMTAQVLARIKKHYDLILVENVGNLVCPAEFEIGEDFKMAILSTPEGDDKPLKYPLVFHVARAIVINKCDLLKHVDFSLAKARKAIKQCNPRGLLFEVSAKTGAGFAPLTRFLISRMQARKPR, from the coding sequence ATGAAAAAGATCACGGTTTTAAAACCAATTCTTGTTTCGAATAGCGAGCGGGCAAAAGAGAACCGGAAATTTTTTGACCGGTCCGGCAGCCTGGTCGTCAATATTATCGCCTCGCCGGGCGCGGGTAAGACGTCGATAATAGAAGCCATCGGCCGGAGGTTGAAGAAGGATTACCGTATCCTGGTCATCGAGGGGGATATAAAAGGTTCGCTGGACAGCAGCCGTATCAAGCGGTTGGGCATTGATACGATCCAGATCAACACGGAAACCCAATGCCATCTTGATGCCTTCATGACCGCACAGGTGCTGGCCCGGATTAAAAAACATTACGATCTTATCCTCGTGGAAAACGTCGGCAACCTTGTCTGCCCTGCCGAATTTGAGATCGGCGAAGACTTCAAGATGGCCATTTTATCGACGCCGGAGGGTGATGACAAGCCATTGAAGTATCCGCTCGTGTTCCATGTGGCGCGCGCGATCGTGATCAATAAGTGCGATCTTTTGAAACATGTCGATTTCAGCCTGGCAAAGGCGCGGAAGGCAATAAAACAATGCAATCCCCGCGGCCTGCTCTTTGAGGTTTCTGCCAAGACCGGCGCCGGCTTTGCTCCCCTCACGAGGTTCTTGATCAGCCGTATGCAGGCAAGAAAACCGCGTTAA
- a CDS encoding HypC/HybG/HupF family hydrogenase formation chaperone, with the protein MCLAFIGRIEEINGEMAVVEIMGVQRDISVVLVPEAKKGDYVMVHAGFAINTIDEKDAKETEALLKQVLEA; encoded by the coding sequence ATGTGTTTAGCTTTTATCGGAAGGATCGAAGAGATAAACGGCGAGATGGCGGTCGTGGAGATCATGGGCGTGCAGCGGGACATATCCGTGGTCCTGGTACCAGAAGCGAAAAAGGGTGATTATGTCATGGTCCATGCCGGATTCGCCATCAACACCATTGATGAAAAGGACGCAAAGGAAACTGAGGCTTTGTTAAAACAAGTGCTGGAAGCATAG
- a CDS encoding NAD-dependent deacylase, which translates to MDHTTTNRIKQAVEILRTSNSLFVLTGAGISAESGIPTFRGKDGLWKNYSATDLATSEAFGRDPGLVWKWYHWRQSIILDARPNPAHLALVELEKKFGDFLLLTQNVDNLHRQAGSMKILELHGNIFRARCLGCGKTTDHSIRNGVEKLPTCLSCGGSLRPDIVWFGEPIPQDIWEESVSFLNRSADAALIIGTSSVVWPAAFIPEIARQNKVRTIEINLEPTPVSDSVNVALYGKAGEILPKITKALL; encoded by the coding sequence ATGGATCATACTACAACTAACAGGATCAAGCAAGCCGTTGAGATCCTGCGAACGTCCAATTCGCTCTTCGTCCTAACCGGTGCCGGCATCTCGGCGGAGAGCGGCATCCCGACGTTTCGGGGCAAGGATGGTTTGTGGAAAAACTATTCGGCGACCGACCTGGCAACGTCCGAAGCGTTCGGCCGCGACCCCGGCTTGGTCTGGAAATGGTATCACTGGCGTCAGTCCATAATCCTGGACGCGCGGCCCAATCCCGCTCATCTCGCCCTGGTCGAACTTGAAAAAAAATTCGGAGATTTCCTGCTGCTCACTCAAAACGTCGACAATCTTCACCGGCAAGCAGGTTCAATGAAGATCCTGGAGTTGCACGGCAATATATTCCGTGCCCGGTGTCTTGGCTGCGGGAAAACGACCGATCATTCGATCCGGAATGGGGTAGAAAAGCTCCCGACCTGCTTAAGCTGCGGTGGATCGCTCAGACCCGATATTGTGTGGTTTGGTGAGCCGATCCCTCAAGATATCTGGGAAGAATCGGTTTCGTTCCTGAACCGCTCGGCCGATGCGGCATTGATCATCGGTACATCCAGCGTTGTCTGGCCGGCCGCCTTCATACCTGAGATCGCCCGCCAGAACAAAGTGCGTACGATCGAGATCAACCTGGAACCAACGCCGGTCAGTGATTCGGTCAACGTCGCGCTTTATGGTAAAGCCGGCGAGATCCTGCCAAAAATAACAAAAGCTCTGTTATAG
- a CDS encoding polyprenol monophosphomannose synthase: MAKGLVIIPSYNEAVNIQKIINRILSVSDQLEVLVIDDNSPDKTALIVEELSKHNPRVHLIRRPRKLGLGTAYVVGFAYVLERKYDFAFEMDADFSHDPGDLPRFIELMDRFDLVIGSRYVDGVSVVNWPMKRLLLSFFACFFARLVIGIPIRDLTSGFKCYSRKALQSVNWRKFKVDGYGFQIQSVFAVRGAGLPFKEIPIIFVERRAGISKMSKKIIWEAFWLVWKLRLVRIFNKRWLST, encoded by the coding sequence ATGGCTAAAGGGCTGGTCATAATCCCAAGTTATAATGAAGCCGTGAACATCCAGAAGATCATTAACCGGATCTTATCGGTTTCTGACCAGCTGGAAGTCCTGGTCATCGATGACAATTCACCCGATAAAACAGCACTGATCGTCGAGGAACTAAGTAAACACAATCCCAGAGTCCATCTTATCCGGCGTCCCCGGAAATTGGGACTGGGCACGGCTTACGTCGTCGGTTTCGCCTATGTTCTGGAAAGAAAATATGATTTTGCGTTCGAAATGGACGCCGATTTTTCCCATGATCCCGGCGATCTGCCGCGTTTCATCGAACTGATGGATCGGTTCGACCTGGTCATTGGCTCGCGGTACGTTGATGGTGTCAGCGTTGTCAACTGGCCCATGAAGCGCTTGCTGCTATCATTTTTTGCTTGCTTTTTCGCCCGGCTGGTCATTGGAATACCCATCCGTGATCTGACCAGCGGTTTCAAATGCTACTCAAGAAAAGCGCTGCAGAGCGTAAACTGGAGGAAGTTCAAGGTCGACGGCTATGGCTTTCAGATCCAGAGCGTTTTTGCAGTGCGTGGTGCCGGACTCCCCTTTAAGGAGATACCCATCATCTTCGTGGAACGCCGGGCTGGTATCTCTAAGATGTCAAAAAAGATCATTTGGGAAGCTTTCTGGTTGGTCTGGAAGCTGAGACTTGTTCGGATTTTCAACAAACGATGGCTCTCGACATAA
- the hypF gene encoding carbamoyltransferase HypF yields the protein MKKRLRIHIQGIVQGVGFRPFVYRTAHDLGLAGFVRNTTAGVDIEAEGTAPALARFLDRLIELKPPAARIDEITKIILPLCHDKEFKIRKSVAAQGFTQLSPDIAMCRQCFEEFSRPSDRRYHFPFINCTNCGPRYAIIQAAPYDRSRTSMRRFKMCADCAAEFENMGDRRFHAQPDCCYVCGPAFEIHAMNGKVLKTVDPIVTAAELLKRGRIIAVKGIGGFHIACDATNRHAVQKLRRLKHRPTKPFAVMAALRDVPGIARVNEMERTVLVSPAAPVVLLEKRHRLVCDEVAPQNPYIGVMLPYAPVHHTLLKAVPYLVMTSGNIQDEPIVIDDQQVRQKLGRIVSGYLTHDRAIINRCDDSVGLVLPRHGFSIIRRSRGYVPVPVQLPLRVKPTLAMGPLLKNTFTLAHKKDAYVSPHIGDLDNLETLDFFKEMIRKYKRWFKIEPDLIIHDLHPDYMSTRVAQSLKGRKVGVQHHIAHIAACLGENNVQGPAIGIAFDGTGYGLDNRIWGGEFFVGTMNDLQRAAHLEYLPLPGGEESIKKPFRIALAYLYKNGLAYPAVLAELARGQQTAIERMIDTKYNLAWTSSMGRLFDCVSAMLGLQKEITYEAEAAIRLEHIAGRGAAGSYPYELVANETIMVKVAPLLRAILSDIENGVKAPVISARFHNTVAGFSLDIARKLRRLYGMNSVALSGGVFQNRYLLVMMASVLKRAGFKVYLHKYLPTNDGCISYGQVIYGNR from the coding sequence ATGAAAAAAAGGCTGAGGATCCACATCCAGGGTATTGTCCAGGGCGTGGGTTTCAGGCCTTTTGTGTACCGCACGGCGCACGATCTCGGTCTTGCCGGTTTTGTCCGCAACACCACGGCCGGCGTGGACATCGAAGCCGAGGGAACGGCGCCCGCTCTGGCGAGATTCCTGGATCGGTTGATCGAGCTCAAGCCGCCGGCCGCGCGGATCGATGAAATCACGAAGATCATTCTGCCCCTGTGTCACGACAAGGAATTCAAGATCCGCAAAAGCGTGGCCGCGCAGGGGTTCACGCAGCTTTCTCCGGACATTGCCATGTGCCGTCAGTGCTTCGAAGAATTCTCGCGCCCATCGGACCGGCGCTACCATTTCCCTTTCATAAACTGTACTAATTGCGGTCCCCGGTATGCCATCATCCAGGCCGCGCCGTACGACCGCAGCCGGACGTCGATGAGACGTTTTAAAATGTGCGCTGACTGCGCAGCCGAGTTCGAGAATATGGGGGATCGCAGGTTCCATGCCCAGCCCGACTGCTGCTATGTCTGCGGACCGGCCTTCGAAATACATGCCATGAATGGCAAGGTCTTGAAGACCGTCGATCCCATTGTTACGGCGGCGGAACTTCTGAAGCGTGGCCGGATTATCGCGGTCAAGGGGATCGGCGGGTTTCACATCGCTTGCGATGCGACCAATCGGCATGCCGTACAAAAACTACGGCGTTTGAAACATCGCCCGACAAAACCCTTCGCGGTAATGGCCGCACTGCGCGATGTACCCGGAATCGCGCGGGTCAACGAAATGGAACGGACGGTCCTGGTGTCTCCGGCCGCGCCCGTGGTGCTGCTTGAGAAAAGGCACCGCCTGGTTTGTGACGAGGTGGCGCCGCAAAATCCCTATATCGGCGTGATGCTGCCCTATGCGCCGGTTCATCACACGCTGCTTAAGGCCGTGCCATACCTGGTAATGACCAGCGGGAATATCCAGGACGAGCCCATTGTCATCGACGACCAGCAGGTCAGACAGAAACTGGGCAGGATCGTTTCCGGGTACCTCACGCATGACCGGGCGATCATCAACCGCTGTGATGATTCGGTGGGCTTGGTCCTGCCGCGCCATGGGTTTTCAATTATCCGCCGTTCACGGGGTTATGTGCCGGTGCCTGTTCAATTGCCGCTCCGCGTCAAACCTACCCTGGCCATGGGCCCGTTGTTAAAAAACACGTTTACCCTTGCGCATAAAAAGGATGCCTATGTATCGCCGCATATCGGCGACCTTGATAATCTCGAAACGCTTGATTTTTTTAAGGAAATGATCCGGAAATACAAACGGTGGTTCAAGATTGAGCCCGACCTTATCATCCATGACCTTCATCCCGATTATATGTCGACCAGGGTGGCGCAGAGCTTGAAAGGCAGGAAAGTCGGCGTCCAGCACCACATCGCCCATATTGCTGCCTGCCTTGGCGAGAATAACGTTCAAGGGCCGGCGATCGGCATCGCTTTTGACGGTACTGGTTACGGTCTGGACAACAGGATCTGGGGCGGTGAGTTCTTTGTGGGCACGATGAATGACCTGCAAAGGGCTGCACACCTGGAATACCTGCCCTTGCCCGGTGGCGAGGAAAGCATAAAAAAACCGTTCCGTATCGCTCTGGCTTATTTGTACAAAAACGGATTGGCCTATCCCGCCGTGTTGGCTGAATTGGCACGCGGCCAGCAGACCGCGATCGAACGGATGATCGATACCAAATACAATCTTGCCTGGACATCGAGTATGGGCCGGCTGTTTGATTGCGTTTCTGCGATGCTCGGCCTGCAAAAGGAGATAACCTATGAAGCCGAAGCCGCGATCAGGCTGGAACATATTGCCGGCAGAGGGGCGGCTGGATCCTATCCATACGAGCTGGTCGCGAATGAAACGATCATGGTTAAAGTTGCGCCATTGCTACGAGCGATCCTGAGCGATATTGAGAACGGGGTCAAGGCGCCGGTCATATCAGCCAGGTTCCATAACACGGTCGCAGGGTTTTCGCTTGACATCGCGCGGAAACTGCGTAGACTATACGGCATGAACAGCGTAGCATTGAGCGGCGGTGTTTTCCAGAACCGATACCTGCTTGTCATGATGGCGTCAGTGTTGAAAAGGGCTGGTTTCAAGGTCTACCTGCACAAGTATTTACCGACCAATGACGGCTGCATCTCGTACGGTCAGGTGATCTATGGTAACAGATAG
- the hypA gene encoding hydrogenase maturation nickel metallochaperone HypA, whose translation MGIPEKIFPMHEYSVTRSLVELCVQEAKAHRLKRVSRVKVMVGKFTNFSPDSIRFYFDYLKPDTVCAAADISFREIPIRIKCRDCGHESTIEEPVFLCPDCGKSDLEIISGREFYIESLEGE comes from the coding sequence ATGGGCATCCCGGAAAAAATATTCCCCATGCATGAATACAGCGTCACCAGATCACTCGTCGAACTGTGCGTCCAGGAAGCAAAAGCTCATCGACTGAAGCGGGTGTCGCGCGTCAAGGTCATGGTCGGGAAATTCACTAACTTTTCACCTGATTCCATCCGTTTTTATTTCGATTATCTAAAGCCGGATACGGTTTGCGCCGCCGCCGATATTTCTTTTCGTGAAATACCGATACGGATCAAGTGCCGCGACTGCGGGCATGAAAGCACGATCGAAGAACCGGTCTTTCTATGCCCGGATTGCGGAAAGTCCGATCTTGAGATCATTTCCGGCCGGGAGTTCTATATCGAATCGCTCGAAGGCGAGTGA
- a CDS encoding T9SS type A sorting domain-containing protein, with amino-acid sequence MTALILLMAINIAVSPASFTNYDYYYDLTGRDSLIYGAANGGLVKYNTRRESFSVLTSLDGFRVNRQNCVALDSTGFIWSGSELGLAQVDTAFDAIRNYPIDCLPCSRISTAYCRRDTVYVGTTDGLLRIVQNGTPDDFTDDSRLSIYIEHGLPSNSVTSICTDDSSVWVGTDQGLVRFTKDFYDTSMYNLNAIRINTIQIADTNIYAGTNNGLYRFSGDHFDTLLNNKVLDIGVSGDSLLLAMDSSRQVGVYHEGVLTIIKDSLPYQAKVWSILVMDSSWYCGLGNNRDRDYYGEGIGQYDRARACWVLHKGNCPGSNHISCITANSEGVFVTHGHRSSMSRGFSWLKDNGEWVRFVRDSVVPFNNIHRCVTAPDGRVWFASNPIERWVQTGDTMIAFAMDPETGEWAYIPLGYKNMDHTTGVWDIESDEHGNLFISLAGQTADRCWIVDSALSNAYALAPKQEGFFCETAIDSAGKVWRTISEQPGGLVVTDTKGTLFNTGDDSYIVYDTPGGYTKNLRGIIVDGNNHVYIASPVGLIVDDSLFSLVSAISSQDLFDVEIDSEDRVWIMARDGIYWYEPLTGLIDGITYDDIGAYVDFDTTDKEVIQTQGFEYDPARNCFWIGAETGLLKLEIQVDSQPDLDSVVIYPNPVIGQSRVRIRNLPADALVNIYSIAGRRVAEDLVPDSMFGEVVWDLPSGMSSGLYFALVRSGQGRRVYKFAVVR; translated from the coding sequence ATGACCGCTCTGATACTACTGATGGCGATCAATATTGCGGTCAGCCCCGCAAGTTTCACGAATTATGATTATTACTATGACCTGACCGGCAGGGATTCGCTTATCTACGGCGCGGCCAACGGCGGGCTGGTCAAATATAACACGCGCCGCGAAAGCTTCAGCGTACTGACAAGCCTGGACGGGTTCCGCGTGAACCGCCAGAACTGCGTCGCGCTCGACAGCACGGGTTTTATCTGGTCGGGGAGCGAACTTGGTCTCGCTCAGGTCGACACCGCCTTTGACGCGATCAGGAATTATCCGATCGACTGCCTCCCCTGTTCCAGGATCAGCACGGCCTATTGCCGGCGCGACACGGTCTATGTCGGGACGACCGACGGACTGCTGCGCATAGTGCAGAACGGAACGCCGGATGATTTCACCGATGATTCACGCCTGAGCATATATATAGAGCACGGCCTGCCGTCGAACTCGGTCACATCGATCTGCACTGACGACAGCTCGGTATGGGTAGGTACGGACCAGGGGCTGGTCAGGTTCACGAAAGACTTCTACGATACGTCCATGTATAATCTTAACGCGATCAGGATCAACACCATCCAGATCGCGGATACGAATATTTACGCCGGCACAAACAACGGGCTCTACCGGTTCTCAGGTGATCATTTTGACACGCTGTTGAACAATAAGGTCCTGGACATAGGTGTGAGTGGCGACTCCCTGCTGCTCGCCATGGATTCATCGAGACAGGTGGGGGTTTATCATGAGGGTGTGCTTACCATCATAAAAGACAGCTTGCCTTACCAGGCTAAGGTGTGGTCGATACTGGTCATGGATTCATCCTGGTATTGCGGTCTGGGGAACAACCGGGACCGGGATTATTACGGCGAAGGCATTGGTCAATATGACCGCGCCCGTGCTTGCTGGGTGTTGCACAAAGGCAATTGCCCGGGATCGAACCATATTAGCTGCATCACGGCTAACAGCGAAGGCGTTTTCGTGACCCATGGCCACCGCTCGTCGATGTCAAGGGGATTCAGCTGGCTAAAAGATAATGGAGAATGGGTCCGGTTCGTGCGTGATTCGGTCGTTCCTTTCAACAACATTCACCGATGCGTCACGGCGCCGGACGGCCGCGTATGGTTCGCCAGCAATCCGATCGAAAGGTGGGTTCAGACGGGCGATACCATGATCGCGTTTGCCATGGATCCGGAAACCGGTGAATGGGCCTATATCCCGCTTGGCTACAAGAACATGGACCATACAACCGGTGTCTGGGATATTGAATCAGACGAGCATGGCAACTTGTTCATATCACTGGCCGGACAGACAGCCGACCGGTGCTGGATCGTCGATTCGGCATTGTCGAACGCTTACGCGCTGGCGCCAAAACAGGAAGGCTTTTTCTGCGAAACGGCAATCGACAGCGCCGGCAAGGTCTGGCGCACGATCAGCGAACAGCCCGGTGGCCTGGTCGTTACGGACACAAAAGGCACGCTTTTTAATACCGGTGATGATTCATATATCGTGTATGATACTCCTGGTGGTTATACGAAAAATCTTAGGGGTATTATCGTTGACGGCAATAATCACGTATATATTGCGTCGCCGGTCGGTTTGATCGTAGATGACTCATTGTTCAGCCTTGTCTCGGCGATCTCCTCGCAGGATCTGTTCGACGTCGAAATCGATTCCGAAGACAGGGTATGGATCATGGCGCGCGACGGCATCTACTGGTATGAACCTCTGACCGGCCTGATCGACGGCATTACCTACGATGACATCGGTGCGTACGTTGACTTTGACACGACGGACAAAGAAGTGATCCAGACCCAGGGTTTTGAATACGATCCTGCGCGCAACTGTTTCTGGATCGGCGCCGAGACCGGTCTGCTGAAACTGGAAATACAGGTAGATTCGCAGCCTGATCTGGACAGCGTCGTGATCTATCCCAATCCGGTGATCGGTCAAAGCCGCGTCCGGATAAGAAATTTGCCCGCGGACGCCTTGGTCAATATCTATTCGATCGCCGGCCGCCGCGTCGCGGAAGATCTTGTGCCCGACAGCATGTTCGGCGAAGTGGTATGGGACCTGCCGTCCGGCATGAGCAGCGGATTGTATTTTGCTCTGGTTAGATCAGGTCAGGGCCGGCGTGTTTACAAATTCGCCGTGGTGCGGTAA
- a CDS encoding glycosyltransferase family 2 protein, producing the protein MALDIIIVNYNSGRYLSACLESLDKTTFEQQKKIFVFDNGSSDSSVAQAREHLAGPAVGYIMCKANIGFAAAVNKVIARTHGDLILLVNQDMIVLPGAVDGLVRFMEQHPRCGIAGGEILKPDGSRQLTCRRFPGYFNVLFGRRSVFNRCLPANPFSRRYLYSDLDYARPQKVDFLEGSLLLIRRKALDDCGALDDRFFMYLEDADLSYRLREHGWETWWVDRAYAIHFRGENTRKENIHPMIHHSRSFYTFFNKHYRPGVLLRLAMKLALCVRLGYVISTESAKAYLR; encoded by the coding sequence ATGGCTCTCGACATAATCATCGTCAACTACAATTCAGGCAGGTATCTTTCCGCATGCCTTGAATCCCTGGATAAAACAACCTTTGAACAGCAAAAAAAAATTTTCGTATTTGACAATGGCTCAAGCGATTCCAGCGTGGCCCAGGCGAGGGAACATCTTGCCGGTCCCGCCGTAGGATACATCATGTGCAAGGCCAATATCGGGTTCGCGGCTGCCGTCAACAAGGTCATTGCCCGGACGCACGGAGATCTTATTCTCCTGGTGAACCAGGACATGATCGTTCTGCCCGGTGCGGTCGATGGATTGGTCCGCTTCATGGAACAGCACCCGCGTTGCGGGATCGCGGGCGGTGAGATCCTGAAACCCGACGGCTCCCGCCAGCTGACCTGCCGGAGATTTCCGGGGTATTTCAATGTCCTTTTTGGACGGCGTTCCGTGTTCAACCGGTGTCTCCCTGCCAATCCTTTTTCCCGTCGTTACCTGTACTCGGACCTTGATTACGCGCGACCGCAAAAGGTCGATTTTCTTGAAGGGTCTTTATTATTGATACGGCGGAAAGCCCTTGATGATTGCGGTGCGCTTGATGACCGTTTCTTCATGTATCTGGAGGATGCGGACCTCAGTTACCGGCTGCGCGAGCACGGTTGGGAGACCTGGTGGGTGGACCGCGCCTATGCGATCCATTTCCGCGGGGAGAACACGCGCAAGGAAAATATCCATCCGATGATCCACCATTCCCGTTCGTTCTACACTTTCTTCAACAAGCACTACCGTCCCGGTGTTCTGTTACGTCTGGCTATGAAGCTGGCACTCTGTGTCCGGCTCGGGTATGTGATCTCGACCGAATCGGCAAAGGCTTATTTGAGATGA